A region of Scylla paramamosain isolate STU-SP2022 chromosome 25, ASM3559412v1, whole genome shotgun sequence DNA encodes the following proteins:
- the LOC135113040 gene encoding mucin-2-like encodes MHGAGMAAASVALLVVAALCGGAMGAKLPALEPSTFNEIPAGDVAADAYGYLVPTPSLPAGAGACATTIVTEYAEEVVTETVTETAPGEVVVETTTELSTTTVTTAYSEVVTATVTTTDYTTLDVTTTDTTTETTTIASTTTLPAATVTATVTETEVTTAVEATTRLAVETNVVETTVVETEASIVLVPTVVAVTDTQLVTETQVTTLAAVTETVPKVVTEASVEYVTVPGQQVTMTVTVTDTVTTTAVTTLPAVTSEVVSTEVVPSVTYLVETEVVAVTQTEAVTETEVVTVVDTVVETEVVPTTEYEVETVVSTVTEEFPVTSVVEETSVAVVTVTTTLPPPPAVTVVVTEAETVLETVSVPGGVTYVTTTVLVPQVVTSTALVTSTAVRTAVTTKTLPPSCGHGGGYSYRQPSTPLNLPGMYY; translated from the coding sequence ATGCACGGCGCGGGAATGGCGGCAGCGAGCGTGGcgttgctggtggtggcggcgctgtGTGGCGGCGCGATGGGCGCCAAATTGCCGGCGCTGGAGCCTTCCACGTTCAACGAGATCCCCGCTGGGGACGTCGCGGCCGACGCCTACGGCTACCTGGTGCCCACGCCTTCGCTGCCGGCGGGCGCGGGGGCGTgcgccaccaccatcgtcaccgaGTATGCGGAGGAGGTGGTGACTGAAACGGTGACGGAGACGGCGCcgggcgaggtggtggtggagacgaCCACGGagctttccaccaccaccgtcactaccgCCTACAGTGAGGTGGTGACGGCGACCGTCACCACCACAGACTACACCACCTTGGACGTCACCACCACGGATACCACCACggagaccaccaccatcgcctccaccaccaccctgcccgccgccaccgtcaccgccaccgTAACGGAGACAGAGGTCACCACCGCGGTGGAGGCCACCACGCGCTTGGCGGTGGAGACCAATGTGGTGGAGACCACCGTGGTGGAGACCGAGGCCTCCATCGTGCTGGTGCCCACCGTGGTGGCCGTCACCGACACGCAGCTGGTGACGGAGACGCAGGTCACCACGCTGGCGGCCGTGACGGAGACGGTGCCCAAGGTGGTGACGGAGGCCTCGGTGGAGTACGTGACGGTGCCAGGCCAGCAGGTCACCATGACCGTCACTGTCACCgacaccgtcaccaccaccgccgtcacCACGCTGCCCGCCGTCACATCCGAGGTGGTATCCACGGAGGTGGTGCCGTCCGTCACGTACCTGGTGGAGACAGAGGTGGTCGCTGTGACGCAGACGGAGGCGGTGACGGAGACagaggtggtgacggtggtggacACTGTGGTGGAGACGGAGGTGGTGCCCACGACGGAGTACGAGGTTGAAACCGTGGTGTCCACCGTGACAGAGGAGTTCCCCGTCACGTCAGTGGTGGAAGAGACCAGCGTGGCGGTGGTGACCGTCACCACcacgctgccgccgccgcccgccgtCACCGTGGTGGTAACGGAGGCGGAGACAGTGCTGGAGACCGTGTCAGTCCCTGGGGGCGTCACGTACGTCACCACCACAGTGCTCGTGCCGCAGGTCGTCACCTCCACAGCCCTTGTCACCAGCACGGCGGTGCGCACAGCAGTCACCACCAAGACGCTGCCGCCCTCCTGTGGTCACGGCGGCGGGTACTCCTACAGGCAGCCCAGCACGCCCCTCAACCTCCCCGGCATGTACTACTAg
- the LOC135113039 gene encoding cyclin-I-like gives MRRMRMCHRRRRWCGRGQMRCSARELLRMERVLLDKLSWCLPPTTVLDFLQVLHALAIVTAPKHHHHHRHQQCQSQRYQCRHALRGEDSPTHQLEALTVRLWHVVGCGESGALRPSLLALALLSLELEAATPEPGLTPWLQALTQVSEEELVEAQGRVRRFLGEVVDSYRTSALTLPPSLLLPSPVPPETVPPSRPNKRKVERCAASEEDAYMDIKKLYAHGKTHTTTTTTTTTSPKHKTSQIEQDDLYTDIRRLYSSPPPFHPCDTPSPTPPLLPGTAVRSPGAGSKRAVSAKKKRRRRKKVTPSFKAKTAVRSSLKQALKIPCKISLIATKKIFEEPIDAEEEEEEEMMEEEDEEMESLGEDVEEVEEGEEEEEEELEGPIVEPVGILKSPIFSPMSPEFPDIKHLVVKKEDMCWDQQVRAVAEQVYRPLTYAQVLRLHLTPLTRALGV, from the exons atgaggaggatgag aatGTGCCATCGAcggaggaggtggtgtgggCGTGGACAGATGCGTTGCTCGGCGAGGGAGTTGCTACGAATGGAGAGAGTGTTGCTGGACAAACTCTCCTGGTGCTTGCCCCCCACCACGGTGCTTGACTTCCTCCAGGTGCTGCACGCCCTTGCCATTGTCACCGCCcctaagcaccaccaccaccatcggcACCAGCAATGTCAGAGTCAACGGTACCAGTGTCGTCATGCACTGAG AGGCGAGGACTCCCCCACACACCAGCTGGAGGCTCTGACAGTGCGGCTGTGGCACGTGGTAGGGTGTGGGGAGAGTGGTGCGCTGCGGCCGTCACTCCTGGCCCTGGCACTCCTCTCCTTAGAACTGGAGGCCGCCACTCCAGAGCCTGGCCTCACCCCATGGCTGCAGGCACTGAcgcag gtgagtgaggaggagctggtggaggcccaggggagggtgaggaggttcCTGGGGGAAGTGGTGGACTCCTACAGGACCTCCGCCCTCACCCTGCCCCCCTCCCTGCTGCTGCCCTCTCCTGTGCCCCCCGAGACAGTCCCCCCTTCCAGGCCCAAcaagaggaaggtggagaggtgCGCTGCCTCGGAGGAAGACGCGTACATGGACATTAAGAAGCTGTACGCGCATGGCAAG acacacaccaccactactaccaccaccacaacctccccTAAGCACAAGACGTCTCAAATCGAGCAAGACGACTTATACACAGACATCCGACGCCTGtactcctccccccctcccttccatccctgtGACACCCCATCCCCGACACCCCCACTCCTCCCTGGGACTGCCGTCAGGTCCCCGGGGGCTGGCAGCAAGCGGGCAGTGAGTgccaagaagaagaggaggaggaggaagaaggtaacCCCTTCTTTCAAGGCCAAGACTGCAGTGAGGAGTTCTCTGAAGCAAGCCTTGAAGATCCCCTGCAAAATATCACTTATTGCCACCAAGAAGATATTTGAGGAGCCTATtgatgcagaggaggaggaggaggaggagatgatggaagaggaggacgaggagatggAGAGTCTGGGGGAAGatgtagaggaggtggaggaaggggaggaagaagaggaagaggagctggagGGGCCTATTGTTGAGCCTGTGGGGATTCTAAAGTCACCAATCTTCTCCCCAATGAGTCCTGAGTTCCCGGACATCAAGCATCTcgtggtgaagaaggaag ACATGTGCTGGGACCAACAGGTGAGGGCCGTGGCAGAGCAGGTGTACCGCCCCCTCACCTACGCACAGGTGCTGCGCCTCCACCTCACCCCCCTCACCCGTGCCCTAGGGGTGTGA